A part of Silvimonas soli genomic DNA contains:
- a CDS encoding LysR substrate-binding domain-containing protein → MAGPYSWESIDVHLLRVLHALLTECSVSNAARRLNQSQPAVSTALRRLRDMLGDQLLVRSRNGMTPTERGMALLEPVKIALQQIEQIAMQQVRFDPAQSRRIFNIATPDYLNAALIGEIVARLRKLAPQSQVAFHSLGQDYDYVRALENGDLDAVIGNWPQPPEHLRMLPLFEDEVVCLMREGHPLAGRKLSIDEYVQAEHLVPNPYSVGQRGVIDLHLARERLKRNVVAYVPYFNLVPYLLLQTEMIFSGPRMFAEYFCDHMPLAISHAPIEFPRMQFYMLWHDRSHHGDECRWFREQVAGVARSYGVTMHEARNKQLAA, encoded by the coding sequence ATGGCCGGACCCTATTCCTGGGAATCGATCGACGTTCACCTGTTGCGCGTATTGCATGCGCTGTTAACCGAATGCAGCGTGTCCAACGCCGCCCGCCGGTTGAACCAGTCGCAGCCTGCGGTGAGCACCGCCTTGCGCCGCCTGCGCGACATGCTGGGAGATCAGCTACTGGTACGCAGCCGCAACGGCATGACGCCCACTGAGCGTGGCATGGCCTTGCTGGAGCCAGTGAAGATTGCGCTACAGCAGATCGAGCAGATCGCCATGCAGCAAGTGCGCTTTGACCCCGCCCAATCTCGCCGCATCTTTAATATCGCCACACCGGACTACCTCAACGCTGCACTGATTGGCGAGATTGTTGCCCGCCTGCGCAAGCTGGCGCCGCAATCGCAAGTGGCGTTTCATTCGCTGGGCCAGGATTACGATTATGTGCGGGCGCTGGAGAACGGTGATCTGGATGCGGTAATTGGCAACTGGCCGCAACCGCCGGAGCATCTGCGCATGCTGCCGTTGTTTGAGGATGAGGTGGTCTGTCTGATGCGTGAAGGCCATCCACTGGCCGGGCGCAAGCTATCTATAGATGAATATGTGCAGGCCGAGCATCTGGTGCCCAATCCGTATTCGGTGGGTCAGCGCGGGGTGATTGATCTGCATCTGGCGCGGGAACGGCTCAAGCGTAATGTGGTGGCATACGTGCCGTACTTTAATCTGGTGCCTTATCTATTACTGCAAACCGAGATGATCTTCTCTGGCCCACGCATGTTCGCCGAATACTTCTGTGATCACATGCCGCTGGCGATCTCGCATGCGCCAATCGAATTCCCGCGCATGCAGTTCTATATGTTGTGGCATGACCGCAGTCATCATGGTGATGAATGCCGCTGGTTCCGCGAGCAAGTTGCGGGGGTGGCGCGCAGTTACGGGGTGACGATGCACGAGGCGCGCAACAAGCAGCTAGCTGCGTAG
- a CDS encoding MAPEG family protein produces MTTELQYLAWSIVLGLVYLMAYATAIRRQNGVEWATGARDADKPPQGLAGRLARAQRNFMETWPFFAVAVLLVHLLAKESARSVWGCEIYLWARVAYLPLYAFGVPWLRSLVWVVSMIGLIMVLSAVF; encoded by the coding sequence ATGACCACAGAGTTGCAGTACCTGGCCTGGAGTATCGTGTTGGGTCTGGTGTATTTGATGGCCTATGCCACGGCCATTCGGCGGCAGAACGGAGTGGAGTGGGCGACCGGCGCGCGCGATGCAGACAAACCACCGCAAGGATTGGCCGGGCGGCTGGCCCGGGCCCAGCGCAATTTCATGGAAACCTGGCCATTTTTTGCGGTAGCCGTGTTGCTGGTGCATTTGTTGGCGAAAGAATCGGCCCGCAGCGTGTGGGGTTGTGAAATCTATTTATGGGCACGCGTGGCTTATCTGCCGTTGTACGCCTTTGGCGTACCCTGGCTGCGCTCGCTGGTTTGGGTCGTATCGATGATCGGGCTAATCATGGTGTTATCAGCCGTGTTCTGA
- the uraD gene encoding 2-oxo-4-hydroxy-4-carboxy-5-ureidoimidazoline decarboxylase produces the protein MTATYSLQALSSMDEPAFVAALGDLYEHSPWVAAAAWQSRPFNDRSALQAALSQAMQNADPAKQLALIRAHPELAGKAAVRGELAAESQTEQAGAGLDQCSSQEFEEIQMLNHAWQDKFGFPFVIAVRGLTRADIIAAMRKRLAHDKLTEFGEALHQIDRIAELRLVQRLSA, from the coding sequence ATGACCGCGACGTATTCCCTTCAAGCGTTATCCAGTATGGATGAGCCTGCCTTTGTGGCCGCGCTGGGCGATCTGTATGAACACTCGCCCTGGGTTGCCGCTGCTGCTTGGCAGTCACGCCCGTTTAATGATCGCTCTGCATTGCAGGCGGCGTTAAGCCAGGCCATGCAAAACGCCGATCCGGCAAAACAATTGGCGCTGATCCGCGCTCATCCGGAACTGGCTGGTAAAGCGGCGGTGCGCGGCGAACTGGCCGCAGAGTCGCAAACCGAACAAGCGGGCGCCGGGCTGGATCAATGTTCGTCGCAAGAGTTTGAGGAAATCCAGATGCTCAATCACGCCTGGCAAGACAAGTTTGGCTTTCCGTTCGTGATTGCCGTGCGTGGACTGACTCGCGCCGACATCATCGCCGCCATGCGCAAACGCCTCGCCCACGACAAGCTGACCGAGTTTGGCGAGGCGTTGCACCAGATCGACCGTATCGCCGAGTTGCGATTGGTGCAACGACTGAGCGCCTGA
- a CDS encoding urate hydroxylase PuuD, whose protein sequence is MDSGYLIECASLLLRWMHVIFAIAWIGSSFYFIWLDNSLKPPVDPELIAKGVGGELWAVHGGGFYNPQKYLLAPKKLPDELHWFKWESYSTWLSGFFLMSTLYYSQAGVYMVDANSVIQTPGAAVLVGITTLVIGWVVYDILCRVLFARSQLLFGVIYYAFVVLVGFVLCHLLSGRAAFLHVGAMIATTMSANVFFWIIPGQKKMVAAMRAGQTPDPIHGKRGKQRSVHNNYLSLPVIFCMLSNHYGFTYSGELPWLTLAIILLAAALTRHFFNLRHKGIYKWQYPLAGLALLAVVLVWHAPKALPAAQASAEPAKPAATTLADIRPIIDSRCIECHSEKPTKMPTAPNGLKFDTDAVVRANAPKIYQQVVQLKAMPLGNLTGITDAERAQIGRWFEGGAK, encoded by the coding sequence ATGGATTCCGGATATCTGATTGAGTGTGCGTCGCTGTTGCTGCGCTGGATGCATGTGATCTTTGCCATCGCGTGGATAGGTTCTTCGTTCTATTTCATCTGGCTGGATAACAGCCTCAAGCCGCCCGTTGATCCGGAGTTGATAGCCAAAGGGGTGGGCGGCGAATTGTGGGCAGTGCACGGCGGCGGTTTTTACAACCCGCAAAAGTATCTGCTCGCGCCAAAGAAACTGCCGGATGAATTGCACTGGTTCAAATGGGAAAGCTATTCCACCTGGCTGTCCGGCTTTTTCCTGATGAGCACGCTGTATTACTCGCAGGCTGGTGTGTACATGGTCGACGCCAACAGCGTCATCCAGACACCCGGCGCCGCAGTGCTGGTCGGCATCACCACATTGGTGATCGGCTGGGTGGTGTACGACATATTGTGTCGAGTGCTGTTTGCCCGCAGCCAGCTGCTGTTTGGCGTGATCTATTACGCCTTTGTGGTTCTAGTCGGCTTTGTGCTGTGCCATCTGTTATCTGGCCGCGCCGCGTTTTTGCATGTGGGAGCGATGATCGCCACCACCATGAGCGCCAACGTGTTCTTCTGGATTATCCCTGGCCAGAAAAAAATGGTCGCCGCCATGCGCGCAGGGCAAACGCCAGACCCCATCCATGGCAAACGCGGCAAGCAGCGCAGCGTGCATAACAACTATCTGTCGCTGCCGGTGATTTTCTGCATGCTCAGTAATCACTACGGTTTTACCTATTCGGGCGAATTGCCGTGGCTGACACTGGCGATCATCCTGCTTGCCGCCGCGCTGACCCGGCATTTTTTCAACCTGCGCCACAAAGGTATATATAAGTGGCAATACCCGTTGGCCGGGCTGGCTTTGCTGGCGGTGGTGCTGGTGTGGCATGCGCCCAAAGCGCTCCCGGCCGCGCAGGCGAGCGCCGAGCCTGCCAAACCTGCCGCCACCACGCTGGCAGACATCCGGCCGATTATTGATAGTCGCTGTATTGAGTGCCACTCAGAAAAACCAACCAAAATGCCCACGGCGCCAAACGGCCTGAAGTTTGATACCGATGCCGTGGTGCGCGCCAACGCCCCCAAAATCTATCAGCAGGTGGTGCAACTCAAAGCCATGCCGCTGGGTAATCTGACAGGGATAACCGACGCTGAACGGGCGCAAATCGGTCGCTGGTTTGAAGGTGGCGCAAAGTAA
- the uraH gene encoding hydroxyisourate hydrolase, which translates to MGKLSVHVLDTAHGLPAAGMRLRLLRMSSTGPQTLFEGHTNADGRVDQPLLAGDTFTAGVYELQFEVAPYFRARQVALPDPPFLDQVTLRFGVADTSANYHVPLLVSPWSYSTYRGS; encoded by the coding sequence ATGGGAAAGCTCTCGGTACATGTTCTGGATACTGCGCACGGCCTGCCAGCAGCGGGGATGCGGCTGCGTTTATTGCGCATGAGCAGCACCGGTCCGCAAACCCTGTTTGAAGGGCACACCAACGCCGACGGCCGTGTCGACCAGCCGTTGCTGGCGGGCGATACGTTTACCGCTGGCGTCTATGAATTGCAGTTTGAAGTGGCTCCGTATTTCCGGGCCCGCCAGGTCGCCCTGCCCGATCCGCCTTTTCTGGATCAAGTCACGCTGCGCTTTGGCGTAGCCGATACCTCTGCCAACTACCACGTGCCGCTGCTGGTGTCGCCGTGGAGCTACTCTACTTATCGCGGCAGCTAA
- a CDS encoding GFA family protein has protein sequence MLLEGSCQCGAVTFSVEAPHPLPYQRCYCSICRKTQGGGGYAINLGALADTLKVNGRKHIRMYHARVKNPEDAKVHISSGERHFCGECGTALWVYDAEWPELIHPFASAIDTPLPQTPETTHMMLEFKPDWVEVDFKAQDQRFQRYSEESIAEFHERVGGVSPASETK, from the coding sequence ATGTTGCTAGAAGGTTCGTGCCAGTGTGGCGCGGTGACATTCAGTGTTGAAGCGCCGCATCCGCTCCCCTACCAGCGCTGTTATTGCAGCATCTGCCGCAAAACCCAGGGTGGCGGTGGCTATGCCATCAACTTGGGTGCGTTGGCCGATACGCTCAAGGTCAATGGCCGCAAGCACATCCGCATGTATCACGCCCGTGTCAAAAACCCGGAAGATGCCAAGGTTCATATCAGTAGCGGCGAACGGCATTTCTGCGGTGAATGCGGCACGGCGTTGTGGGTCTATGACGCGGAATGGCCAGAGCTGATTCACCCGTTTGCCTCCGCCATCGACACCCCGCTCCCCCAAACGCCCGAAACCACGCACATGATGCTGGAATTCAAGCCGGACTGGGTGGAGGTGGATTTCAAAGCGCAGGATCAACGCTTCCAGCGTTATTCGGAAGAATCCATTGCCGAGTTTCACGAGAGAGTTGGCGGCGTATCGCCGGCATCTGAGACTAAATAA
- the guaD gene encoding guanine deaminase, with protein MNTQTSQTHLIVRGSILHFLQDPGLYPDAESYRYLDDGYLWLADGYVRTTGAWDALGDIPAPVRNVAEWADHSGQLILPGLVDTHMHYVQAGMIASFGCRLLDWLNDYTFPAEAAFTHPEVAAETARFVVDRLLAHGTTTASVFGSVHPQSVDAFMAEAQRRGLRMLCGKAMMDRHCPPEVRDTAERSGRDSQDLIDRWHGKDRLRYTITPRFAPTSTPEQLAIAGQLYQSRPDLHVQSHLAENDKEVAWVAELFPDQRDYLDVYEHYGLTGPRTIYGHCIHLTEREQLAMSQSGTAAAFCPTSNLFLGSGLFDYYGMAKSGVRVGLATDVGGGTSFSMIRTLAEAYKVSQARHHALSPLRGWYLATLGGARALYLEEFIGNFEPGREGDFIVLKLDATPELAFRMDRTRTLAERLFALTILGDERCVAATYVMGQRIH; from the coding sequence ATGAATACCCAAACCTCCCAAACGCACTTGATCGTCCGCGGCAGCATCCTGCACTTTCTGCAAGATCCTGGTTTGTACCCGGACGCCGAGTCGTATCGCTATCTGGACGACGGCTATTTATGGCTGGCGGATGGCTACGTGCGTACCACCGGTGCATGGGATGCTCTGGGCGATATCCCCGCGCCCGTGCGCAACGTGGCTGAATGGGCCGACCATTCTGGTCAGCTGATTTTGCCGGGCCTGGTCGATACCCATATGCACTACGTGCAAGCGGGCATGATTGCCTCGTTTGGCTGCCGCCTGCTCGATTGGCTGAACGATTACACCTTTCCCGCTGAAGCGGCGTTTACGCACCCGGAAGTCGCCGCCGAAACGGCGCGGTTTGTGGTGGACCGTTTGCTGGCACATGGCACCACCACTGCATCCGTGTTTGGCAGCGTGCACCCGCAATCGGTCGATGCTTTCATGGCCGAAGCCCAGCGTCGCGGTTTGCGCATGTTGTGTGGCAAAGCGATGATGGATCGACATTGCCCGCCGGAAGTGCGTGACACCGCCGAGCGTTCCGGCCGCGATAGCCAGGATCTGATCGACCGCTGGCATGGTAAAGATCGCCTGCGGTACACCATTACGCCGCGCTTCGCACCGACCTCTACACCTGAGCAATTGGCCATCGCCGGGCAGCTGTATCAATCACGGCCGGATTTGCACGTGCAATCGCATCTGGCTGAAAACGATAAAGAAGTAGCATGGGTCGCCGAGTTGTTCCCGGATCAACGCGATTATCTGGATGTTTACGAACATTACGGCCTGACCGGCCCGCGCACCATCTACGGCCATTGCATTCATCTGACCGAGCGTGAGCAACTGGCAATGAGCCAGTCTGGTACGGCGGCGGCGTTTTGCCCGACCTCCAATCTGTTTTTGGGCAGCGGCCTGTTCGATTACTACGGCATGGCGAAATCTGGTGTGCGCGTGGGTCTGGCGACCGATGTGGGTGGCGGCACGTCTTTCAGCATGATTCGCACGCTAGCCGAAGCGTACAAAGTCTCGCAAGCGCGACATCATGCGTTGTCACCTTTACGCGGCTGGTATCTGGCGACATTGGGCGGGGCGCGGGCGCTGTACCTTGAGGAGTTTATCGGCAACTTTGAACCGGGCCGCGAGGGCGACTTTATCGTCCTCAAGCTTGATGCCACGCCAGAACTGGCTTTCCGGATGGACCGCACCCGCACGCTGGCGGAGCGCTTGTTTGCCCTGACGATATTGGGCGATGAGCGCTGCGTGGCCGCAACTTACGTGATGGGCCAACGTATCCACTGA